In the Engystomops pustulosus chromosome 2, aEngPut4.maternal, whole genome shotgun sequence genome, one interval contains:
- the LOC140116926 gene encoding histone H2A type 1-like, whose translation MSGRGKQGGKVRAKAKTRSSRAGLQFPVGRVHRLLRKGNYAERVGAGAPVYLAAVLEYLTAEILELAGNAARDNKKTRIIPRHLQLAVRNDEELNKLLGGVTIAQGGVLPNIQAVLLPKKTESSKPAKSK comes from the coding sequence ATGTCTGGACGTGGCAAACAAGGAGGAAAGGTCCGCGCTAAGGCCAAGACCCGCTCATCCCGGGCCGGCCTGCAGTTCCCCGTCGGTCGTGTGCACAGGCTCCTCCGCAAGGGCAACTACGCCGAGAGAGTCGGGGCCGGCGCTCCCGTCTACCTGGCCGCCGTGCTCGAGTACCTCACCGCTGAGATCCTCGAGCTGGCCGGCAACGCCGCCCGGGACAACAAGAAGACCCGCATCATCCCCCGCCACCTGCAGCTGGCCGTGCGCAACGACGAGGAGCTCAACAAGCTGCTGGGAGGAGTCACCATCGCCCAGGGAGGCGTCCTGCCCAACATCCAGGCCGTGCTGCTGCCCAAGAAGACCGAGAGCAGCAAGCCCGCCAAGAGCAAGTGA
- the LOC140119943 gene encoding histone H2B type 1-O, which yields MPDPAKSAPAPKKGSKKAVTKAQKKDGKKRKRSRKESYAIYVYKVLKQVHPDTGISSKAMGIMNSFVNDIFERIAGEASRLAHYNKRSTITSREIQTAVRLLLPGELAKHAVSEGTKAVTKYTSAK from the coding sequence ATGCCTGATCCCGCCAAGTCCGCCCCAGCGCCCAAGAAGGGCTCCAAGAAAGCCGTCACCAAGGCCCAGAAGAAGGACGGCAAGAAGCGCAAGAGGTCCAGGAAGGAGAGTTACGCCATCTACGTCTACAAGGTGCTCAAGCAGGTGCACCCCGACACCGGCATCTCCTCCAAGGCCATGGGCATCATGAACTCCTTCGTCAACGACATCTTCGAGCGCATCGCAGGGGAAGCCTCCCGCCTGGCTCACTACAACAAGCGCTCCACCATCACCTCCCGGGAGATCCAGACCGCCGTCCGCCTGCTGCTGCCCGGAGAGCTGGCCAAGCACGCCGTGTCCGAGGGCACCAAGGCCGTCACCAAGTACACCAGCGCCAAGTAA
- the LOC140116925 gene encoding histone H4, with amino-acid sequence MSGRGKGGKGLGKGGAKRHRKVLRDNIQGITKPAIRRLARRGGVKRISGLIYEETRGVLKVFLENVIRDAVTYTEHAKRKTVTAMDVVYALKRQGRTLYGFGG; translated from the coding sequence ATGTCTGGACGCGGCAAAGGAGGAAAGGGGCTCGGAAAAGGAGGCgccaagaggcacaggaaggtgCTGCGTGATAACATCCAGGGAATCACCAAGCCTGCCATCCGCCGCCTGGCTCGCAGAGGAGGCGTCAAGCGTATCTCCGGCCTCATCTACGAGGAGACCCGCGGCGTCCTCAAGGTGTTCCTGGAGAACGTCATCCGCGACGCTGTCACCTACACCGAGCACGCCAAGAGGAAGACCGTCACCGCCATGGACGTGGTGTACGCGCTCAAGCGCCAGGGCCGCACTCTCTACGGCTTCGGAGGTTAA